A single region of the Octopus bimaculoides isolate UCB-OBI-ISO-001 chromosome 6, ASM119413v2, whole genome shotgun sequence genome encodes:
- the LOC128248058 gene encoding uncharacterized protein LOC128248058: MVRNANFGRFYNTNYFLLYQKKKKGISAHIQDFKMYTLVVTLFLLILPKCLTLGPLECSDCFYQAKCFCTGEHTLIHPSMEECNEISCLNDDMKTIRSFCKDTEGQCLGSKEFAFGTYNFRCVKLYCQIKGDEGGTLLYDQVCRVDKNFAEGDYAVYENRFEC, translated from the exons ATGGTGCGAAACGCAAACTTTGGAAGATTTTACAACACtaactattttcttctttatcaaaaaaaaaaaaaaggtatttcaGCTCACATTCAGGATTTCAAG ATGTATACATTGGTGGTAACTTTGTTCCTCCTTATCCTTCCAAAATGTCTTACGCTTGGTCCACTTG AATGTAGCGATTGTTTCtatcaagcaaaatgcttttgTACCGGAGAACATACGCTTATACATCCATCGATGGAGGAATGTAACGAAATATCATGTCTCAACGATGACATGAAAACGATAAGAAGCT TTTGCAAAGACACTGAAGGACAATGTTTGGGCTCTAAAGAATTTGCGTTTGGTACCTATAACTTTCGTTGTGTAAAACTTTACTGCCAAATAAAAGGAGACGAGGGCGGCACGTTACTGTATGATCAAG TTTGCAGAGTAGATAAAAATTTTGCGGAGGGAGACTACGCGGTCTATGAAAATCGATTTGAATGCTAA